One genomic region from Candidatus Peregrinibacteria bacterium encodes:
- a CDS encoding DEAD/DEAH box helicase translates to MIPPQSSSFHGLGIAPKILDILTRNNYIVPTPIQQQSIPHALEGKDLMGIAQTGTGKTLAFGIPMLQRLVQAKGLGLIIVPTRELALQVDEAIQKIGRQLGLKTVVLIGGEPIFRQIKRIQANPHIIIATPGRLIDHLEQRTVRLDAVKILVLDEADRMLDMGFAPQVNKILARVPSEKQTMLFSATMPKEIVAIAAKYMKLPIRVEVAPSGTAAKDVTQELFFVDKPNKVSLLIKILSEYRGSVLIFTRTKYEAKRIASKIRDNGHNASEIHSNRSLSQRREALQGFRIGKYRILVATDIAARGIDVSGIELVINYDLPDNPEDYVHRIGRTGRAGSVGHAISFAAPHQRGGVRSIERLIRQNLPVSQTPNTPPLRTASSSENAEEKRRWTPRRNFSHRNNHQRRNSGNF, encoded by the coding sequence ATGATCCCACCACAAAGTAGCAGTTTTCATGGACTTGGTATTGCACCAAAAATTCTTGACATCCTCACGAGGAATAATTACATCGTACCGACTCCAATACAGCAACAATCGATTCCCCACGCTCTTGAGGGCAAAGACCTTATGGGAATTGCTCAAACCGGTACCGGAAAAACTCTCGCATTTGGTATCCCAATGCTTCAGCGTTTAGTTCAGGCTAAAGGACTAGGACTTATCATCGTTCCCACCCGTGAACTTGCTTTACAGGTTGATGAAGCAATTCAGAAAATCGGTCGACAACTTGGACTCAAAACCGTTGTACTTATTGGAGGAGAGCCAATTTTTCGCCAAATTAAACGCATCCAAGCGAATCCACATATAATCATCGCAACTCCGGGAAGACTCATCGATCATTTGGAGCAAAGAACGGTTCGTCTCGATGCCGTCAAAATTCTTGTTTTGGATGAGGCCGATCGTATGCTCGATATGGGATTTGCCCCACAAGTGAATAAAATTTTGGCTCGTGTTCCGAGCGAGAAACAGACGATGCTCTTCTCCGCGACGATGCCAAAAGAAATCGTGGCCATTGCCGCCAAATATATGAAACTTCCGATTCGCGTTGAAGTTGCGCCTTCTGGGACCGCGGCAAAAGACGTCACGCAGGAATTATTTTTTGTCGATAAACCGAACAAAGTTTCCCTGCTTATTAAAATATTATCGGAATATAGGGGGAGCGTTCTCATTTTTACTCGGACGAAATATGAAGCAAAAAGAATTGCCAGCAAAATTCGCGACAATGGTCATAATGCTTCGGAAATTCATTCCAATCGCTCGCTTTCTCAGCGCAGGGAAGCGCTTCAGGGTTTTCGAATTGGGAAATATCGAATTCTCGTTGCCACAGATATCGCCGCTCGCGGGATTGACGTATCAGGAATTGAACTCGTGATAAATTATGATCTCCCCGATAACCCCGAAGATTATGTACATCGTATCGGCAGAACTGGTCGTGCCGGCTCAGTTGGTCATGCTATTTCTTTTGCCGCTCCACATCAACGTGGAGGAGTTCGAAGTATTGAACGCCTCATTCGTCAAAACCTTCCCGTTTCCCAAACTCCAAACACGCCTCCCTTAAGAACTGCTTCTTCATCAGAAAATGCTGAGGAAAAGCGAAGGTGGACTCCTCGGCGAAATTTTTCCCACAGGAACAATCATCAGCGAAGAAATTCAGGGAATTTTTGA